One window of Cyanobacteriota bacterium genomic DNA carries:
- a CDS encoding S8 family peptidase: protein MLLVLLLLSSVPAVFAETEPITVPTSCEDIATGNLIVKYKTTEKHKSAIQYHRQKAEKHLRAHLKNFQVNSFKSMLNIEDLMKHDKREIIPNQKMNQRKKELLGMSLHEGLEDIYLMHVDPKANMLLDWIDATQGRLEQVKCTKLLELMANLSTDPQIDFVEPDYLIKLESFKPEDFGADITSAQARSEWSFDYDALWGQEEIGTSQAWRYNRGKGAIVAVIDSGVNYNHPDLWNNIWVNDTIVPDRNRDGRKDLNDLDVNGNKKLESNEVLPGSIGFDFIDNDNEPMDEAIGHGTHVAGIIAAESGNNIGIAGVAPEARIMPLKIFSNRGQTHVSLLIQALHYAAQKGADVCNLSLTGTSYSKALAKTIKAVSQVMVIVAAAGNENRDISNTNSSTVASPAVIPEVIAVAAMTNARTKASFSNYGFNTDFAAPGSSKFGSVNILSTDINASGYRLRAGTSMATPFVVGAIAILKTRRPNLHADEVRNLLRLKTISVRSSTYIGAGLIQLPSAITASTKVPRVQLKIAEYQYPHLKTLNGLISVKGSIIGTDLMSYEIKLGKGTNPLEWDSLIKQEQRFMKKGVLLKGLETRAFANGIYTMRLSAINSLGEEAYDDALVLIQN, encoded by the coding sequence ATGCTGTTAGTACTGCTATTGCTTAGCTCAGTACCGGCCGTGTTTGCAGAAACAGAACCTATAACTGTGCCAACTAGTTGTGAGGATATTGCCACGGGCAACTTGATTGTTAAATACAAAACTACTGAAAAACATAAATCTGCAATTCAATATCATAGACAAAAAGCAGAAAAGCATCTAAGGGCACACTTGAAGAATTTTCAAGTGAATTCATTTAAATCTATGCTTAATATTGAAGACTTGATGAAACATGATAAAAGAGAAATAATTCCAAATCAAAAAATGAATCAACGTAAAAAAGAATTGCTTGGTATGAGTTTACATGAAGGTCTAGAGGATATTTATTTAATGCATGTTGACCCTAAAGCCAATATGTTATTAGATTGGATTGATGCAACACAAGGAAGACTAGAACAAGTCAAGTGTACAAAATTATTGGAGCTTATGGCAAACCTAAGCACTGATCCGCAAATAGATTTTGTTGAACCAGATTACCTGATTAAGTTAGAGAGTTTTAAGCCCGAGGACTTTGGTGCTGATATTACTAGTGCTCAAGCACGGTCTGAGTGGAGCTTTGATTATGATGCTTTGTGGGGGCAAGAAGAGATTGGTACTAGTCAAGCTTGGCGCTACAATAGAGGCAAGGGTGCGATAGTTGCTGTAATAGATTCAGGTGTAAATTACAATCACCCTGATCTTTGGAACAATATTTGGGTTAACGATACTATTGTGCCTGATAGAAATCGAGATGGTCGCAAGGATCTTAATGATCTTGATGTGAATGGTAATAAAAAACTAGAAAGTAATGAAGTCTTACCGGGTTCTATTGGTTTCGATTTTATTGATAATGACAATGAACCAATGGATGAAGCGATTGGGCATGGAACGCATGTCGCTGGAATCATCGCCGCTGAGTCTGGCAATAATATTGGTATTGCTGGTGTTGCTCCTGAGGCACGTATTATGCCTCTCAAGATTTTTTCTAATCGTGGACAGACTCATGTCAGTTTACTTATTCAGGCTTTGCATTACGCTGCCCAAAAAGGTGCAGATGTTTGTAATCTTTCACTTACAGGAACCAGTTATAGTAAGGCTTTAGCCAAGACAATCAAGGCTGTTTCACAAGTGATGGTGATTGTTGCAGCTGCTGGTAATGAGAATCGTGATATTTCAAATACTAACTCAAGTACAGTTGCAAGCCCTGCTGTTATACCAGAAGTGATTGCAGTTGCCGCGATGACCAATGCTCGAACTAAAGCTAGTTTTTCTAATTATGGTTTTAACACTGACTTTGCTGCTCCAGGTAGTTCTAAGTTTGGTTCAGTTAATATTCTTTCTACTGACATTAATGCTTCTGGTTATCGTCTCAGGGCAGGCACCTCTATGGCAACACCATTTGTAGTTGGAGCTATTGCCATACTTAAAACTAGGCGCCCAAATCTGCACGCTGATGAAGTACGAAATCTTTTGCGCCTTAAAACTATTTCGGTAAGATCCTCAACATATATTGGTGCAGGTCTAATCCAGTTGCCAAGTGCCATAACGGCGAGCACTAAAGTGCCCCGAGTACAATTGAAAATAGCAGAGTATCAGTACCCTCACCTAAAAACCTTAAATGGCTTGATCAGTGTCAAGGGTTCTATCATTGGTACGGATCTCATGTCGTATGAGATCAAGTTAGGCAAAGGTACTAACCCACTTGAATGGGATTCTTTAATTAAACAAGAACAACGTTTTATGAAAAAAGGTGTCCTGCTCAAAGGCTTAGAGACGCGAGCTTTTGCCAATGGCATTTATACAATGCGCCTCAGTGCCATCAATAGTCTTGGTGAAGAGGCTTATGATGACGCCCTCGTCTTGATCCAGAATTGA
- the ung gene encoding uracil-DNA glycosylase: MQVQTKLQDQLEASWAKELQAELSKDYMLTLQNFLTEEYQTQTIYPAANNIFNAFNYCPLNKVKVVILGQDPYHGPGQAHGLCFSVREGIAKPPSLVNIFKELRDDIGIEIPEHGDLSSWAKQGVFLLNTSLTVRVGQAGSHFNQGWERFTDTVIEIINDQCEHVVFMLWGAPARKKVSMIDKTKHLVLEAPHPSPLSSYRGFFGCKHFSQANQYLLSQGIDVISW; the protein is encoded by the coding sequence ATGCAAGTCCAAACTAAACTACAAGATCAGCTTGAAGCTAGTTGGGCAAAAGAACTACAAGCAGAATTGAGTAAGGACTACATGCTTACTCTACAAAATTTTCTAACAGAAGAATACCAGACTCAAACTATCTACCCAGCAGCCAATAATATATTCAATGCCTTCAATTACTGTCCCCTTAACAAAGTTAAAGTAGTGATACTCGGGCAAGATCCTTATCATGGACCAGGTCAAGCACACGGACTTTGTTTCTCCGTTAGAGAAGGTATTGCAAAACCTCCTTCACTAGTGAATATCTTTAAAGAACTTCGTGACGATATTGGAATTGAAATTCCAGAGCATGGTGATTTAAGTTCTTGGGCAAAGCAAGGTGTGTTCCTGCTCAATACTTCTCTCACTGTGCGTGTTGGTCAAGCAGGTTCTCATTTTAACCAAGGCTGGGAGAGGTTTACAGATACAGTGATTGAAATTATTAATGATCAATGCGAGCATGTGGTCTTTATGCTCTGGGGCGCGCCTGCCAGGAAGAAAGTCAGCATGATAGACAAAACGAAACATCTGGTTTTAGAGGCTCCGCACCCCTCACCACTCTCTTCCTATCGAGGATTTTTTGGTTGTAAGCATTTTTCGCAGGCTAATCAGTATTTGCTTAGTCAAGGGATTGATGTTATTAGTTGGTAG